One segment of Fuscovulum ytuae DNA contains the following:
- the rlmJ gene encoding 23S rRNA (adenine(2030)-N(6))-methyltransferase RlmJ produces MLSYQHSYHAGNLADVQKHALLCWTLEYLTRKDKPLSYIETHSGRGLYDLSGAEAEKTGEAALGIARIEGAFSADHPYRRSLAGVRALHGAQAYPGSPLLAAMGLREGDVMHLAELHPQEHAALVTLLEPWGAHIQKRDGFEMALAITPPTPRRGMLLIDPSYEVKADYQTIPKFIGQIARKWNVGIIALWYPILTDGPHRPMLEALMTAHPGALRHEVRFPPVRAGHRMVGSGIWMLNPPFGIDEECARLDALFRGISDA; encoded by the coding sequence ATGCTTTCCTATCAGCACAGCTATCACGCGGGAAACCTTGCCGATGTGCAGAAGCACGCGCTTTTGTGCTGGACGCTCGAGTATCTGACGCGCAAGGACAAACCGCTGTCCTATATCGAGACCCATTCCGGGCGCGGGCTTTACGATCTTTCGGGGGCAGAGGCGGAAAAGACCGGCGAAGCGGCCTTGGGGATCGCGCGCATCGAAGGGGCCTTTTCGGCGGATCACCCTTATCGGCGGTCGCTGGCCGGGGTGCGGGCGCTGCATGGGGCGCAGGCCTATCCGGGGTCGCCGCTGCTGGCGGCGATGGGGCTGCGCGAGGGCGATGTGATGCATCTGGCGGAACTGCATCCGCAGGAACATGCGGCGCTGGTGACGCTTTTGGAGCCATGGGGGGCGCATATCCAAAAGCGGGACGGGTTTGAGATGGCGCTGGCGATCACCCCGCCCACGCCCCGGCGGGGGATGCTGCTGATCGATCCATCCTATGAGGTGAAGGCGGATTATCAGACGATCCCGAAATTCATCGGGCAGATCGCGCGCAAGTGGAATGTGGGGATTATCGCGCTGTGGTATCCGATCCTGACAGATGGCCCGCATCGCCCGATGCTTGAGGCGCTGATGACCGCGCATCCGGGGGCCTTGCGCCATGAGGTCCGCTTTCCGCCGGTTCGCGCGGGGCATCGGATGGTGGGGTCTGGGATCTGGATGCTGAACCCGCCCTTCGGGATAGATGAGGAATGCGCGCGGCTGGATGCGCTTTTCCGGGGGATTTCGGATGCTTGA